The following coding sequences lie in one Xanthomonas hyacinthi genomic window:
- a CDS encoding CopL family metal-binding regulatory protein, with protein sequence MPIFALLTRLLLCLSLLLNGAGTAMAMPGMAEAPQRTDDGISRHHAARHAAATRVAAAAMPCHHHEAAPPAAEHDDGHCPKQAGKHGCCGAAAGCQCPHAQPLPALIALPLALPVAVQRPFPSGRQAGRGAPGLPRLERPPSA encoded by the coding sequence GTGCCGATCTTCGCCCTGCTGACCCGCCTGCTGCTGTGCCTGAGCCTGCTGCTCAATGGCGCCGGCACGGCCATGGCGATGCCGGGCATGGCCGAGGCGCCACAGCGCACCGACGATGGCATCTCCCGGCACCACGCCGCCAGGCATGCGGCTGCCACGCGCGTCGCTGCCGCGGCGATGCCGTGCCACCACCATGAGGCCGCACCGCCCGCTGCGGAGCATGACGACGGCCATTGCCCCAAGCAGGCCGGCAAGCACGGTTGTTGCGGCGCCGCCGCCGGCTGCCAATGCCCGCATGCGCAGCCGCTGCCGGCACTGATCGCGCTGCCGCTGGCGTTGCCGGTCGCCGTGCAGCGCCCGTTCCCCAGCGGCCGCCAGGCCGGTCGCGGCGCGCCCGGCTTGCCGCGGCTGGAACGACCTCCCAGCGCCTGA
- a CDS encoding heavy metal-responsive transcriptional regulator, producing MNPVATPPRFTIGALARQAEVAIDTVRYYERQGLLPAPPRRASGYRDYDAAAVERVRFIRRAKELGFSLEEIGDLLALQDDRQHGVEGIKQRASKRLHEMDRRIAQLTEMRDALAVLVAECPGSGEPACCPILGDIRGDTVPGKPQP from the coding sequence ATGAACCCGGTCGCCACTCCGCCCCGCTTCACCATCGGCGCGCTCGCGCGCCAGGCCGAGGTCGCCATCGACACGGTCCGCTACTACGAGCGCCAGGGCCTGCTGCCGGCGCCGCCGCGGCGCGCGTCCGGCTATCGCGACTACGATGCCGCCGCAGTGGAGCGGGTGCGCTTCATCCGCCGCGCCAAGGAGCTGGGATTTTCACTGGAGGAGATCGGCGATCTGCTCGCCTTGCAGGACGATCGCCAGCATGGCGTGGAGGGCATCAAGCAGCGCGCGAGCAAGCGCCTGCACGAGATGGACCGGCGCATCGCGCAACTGACCGAGATGCGCGATGCGCTGGCCGTGCTGGTCGCGGAATGCCCGGGCAGCGGCGAACCGGCGTGCTGCCCGATCCTCGGCGATATCCGCGGCGACACGGTGCCAGGCAAGCCGCAGCCGTGA
- a CDS encoding PLP-dependent cysteine synthase family protein, whose protein sequence is MTPRDWVANAIQKIDADFNRSADTHLIPLELPGFPGIDLYFKDESSHPTGSLKHRLARSLFLYALVNGWLREGRPVIEASSGSTAVSEAYFARLLGLPFIAVMPATTSPEKIAAIEFQGGRCHLVERACDLHADSVQLARESGGHFMDQFLYAERATDWRANNNIAESIFRQMQEEPHPVPEWIVCSPGTGGTAATLGRYVRYRRHDTRILCADPEVSVFFEGYCEALAGRDYAGLASTGGSRIEGIGRPRVESSFIPSCVDAMVKVPDALSLAAMRYVTARLGRRVGGSTGTNFVGVLQAATRMRAHGRSGSIVTILCDSGERYGHSYYRPDWYREHGIDVAPADAQLAAAVAGAGLPPLACAALA, encoded by the coding sequence ATGACCCCTCGCGATTGGGTGGCCAACGCCATCCAGAAGATCGACGCCGATTTCAACCGCTCGGCCGACACCCACCTGATTCCGCTGGAGCTGCCCGGTTTCCCCGGCATCGACCTGTACTTCAAGGACGAGTCCAGCCATCCCACCGGCAGCCTCAAGCACCGCCTGGCGCGCTCGCTGTTCCTGTACGCGCTGGTCAACGGCTGGCTGCGCGAGGGGCGCCCGGTGATCGAGGCTTCGAGCGGCTCCACTGCGGTGTCCGAAGCCTATTTCGCGCGCCTGCTGGGATTGCCGTTCATCGCGGTGATGCCGGCCACGACTTCGCCCGAGAAGATCGCCGCGATCGAGTTCCAGGGCGGGCGCTGCCACCTGGTCGAGCGCGCCTGCGACCTGCACGCCGATTCGGTGCAGCTGGCGCGCGAGAGCGGCGGCCACTTCATGGACCAGTTCCTGTACGCCGAGCGCGCCACCGACTGGCGCGCCAACAACAACATCGCCGAGTCGATCTTCCGGCAGATGCAGGAAGAGCCGCATCCGGTGCCGGAATGGATCGTGTGCAGCCCCGGCACCGGCGGCACCGCCGCCACGCTGGGCCGCTACGTGCGCTACCGCCGCCACGACACCCGCATCCTGTGCGCGGATCCGGAGGTGTCGGTGTTCTTCGAAGGCTATTGCGAAGCGCTGGCCGGGCGCGATTACGCCGGCCTGGCAAGCACCGGCGGTTCGCGGATCGAGGGCATCGGCCGGCCGCGGGTGGAATCGAGCTTCATTCCCAGTTGCGTCGATGCGATGGTCAAGGTGCCGGATGCGCTGAGCCTGGCGGCGATGCGCTACGTCACTGCGCGCCTGGGCCGGCGCGTGGGCGGCTCCACCGGCACCAACTTCGTCGGCGTGCTGCAGGCGGCGACGCGGATGCGCGCGCACGGCCGCAGCGGTTCCATCGTCACCATCCTGTGCGACAGCGGCGAGCGCTACGGGCACAGTTACTACCGGCCGGACTGGTACCGCGAGCACGGCATCGACGTGGCGCCGGCCGACGCGCAGCTGGCCGCGGCGGTGGCCGGCGCCGGGCTGCCGCCGCTGGCTTGTGCCGCGCTGGCCTGA
- the fabB gene encoding beta-ketoacyl-ACP synthase I — MRRVAITGMGITSCLGNDLDTVSRALRDSRAGIRANPEAAEHGLRSQVGGDVQLDLEALIDRKLKRFMGDASAYAYLALRDAIADAGLDEAVVSDVRTGLIAGSGGGSSHWQVEAADLLRNRGVRKVGPYMVPRTMCSAVSASLATAFKIKGVSYSLSAACATSAHCIGAAAELIRHGQQDVMFAGGGEELDWTMSLMFDAMGALSSGFNDRPAVASRPYDAERDGFVIAGGGGMLVLEDYERAVARGARIHAELLGYGVTSDGADMVAPSGEGAVRCMQMAMQGVDAPIDYLNTHGTSTPLGDVTELGAVREVFGDAVPPLSSTKALSGHSLGAASVHEAIYCLLMMRDGFIAGSANIDALDPRAEGFPIVRESRDATLRTVMSNSFGFGGTNAALVFGKR; from the coding sequence ATGCGCCGCGTCGCGATTACCGGCATGGGCATCACCTCGTGCCTGGGCAACGATCTGGACACGGTGTCGCGCGCGCTGCGCGACAGCCGTGCCGGCATCCGCGCCAACCCCGAGGCGGCCGAACACGGCTTGCGCAGCCAGGTCGGCGGCGACGTGCAGCTGGATCTGGAGGCCTTGATCGATCGCAAGCTCAAGCGCTTCATGGGCGATGCGTCCGCGTACGCATATCTGGCGTTGCGCGATGCGATCGCCGATGCGGGCCTGGACGAGGCCGTGGTCAGCGACGTGCGCACCGGTCTGATCGCCGGTTCCGGCGGCGGTTCCAGCCACTGGCAGGTGGAAGCGGCGGACCTGCTGCGCAACCGCGGCGTGCGCAAGGTCGGCCCGTACATGGTGCCGCGCACGATGTGTTCGGCGGTGTCGGCCAGCCTGGCCACCGCGTTCAAGATCAAGGGCGTCAGCTATTCGCTGTCGGCCGCCTGCGCGACTTCGGCGCATTGCATCGGCGCGGCCGCGGAGCTGATCCGCCACGGCCAGCAGGACGTGATGTTCGCCGGCGGCGGCGAGGAACTGGACTGGACCATGAGCCTGATGTTCGATGCGATGGGCGCGCTGTCCAGCGGCTTCAACGATCGCCCGGCGGTGGCCTCGCGTCCGTACGACGCCGAGCGCGACGGCTTCGTCATCGCCGGCGGCGGCGGCATGCTGGTGCTGGAAGACTACGAGCGCGCAGTGGCGCGCGGCGCGCGCATCCATGCCGAGCTGCTCGGCTACGGCGTGACCTCCGACGGCGCCGACATGGTCGCGCCATCCGGCGAAGGCGCGGTGCGCTGCATGCAGATGGCGATGCAGGGCGTGGACGCGCCGATCGACTACCTCAACACCCACGGCACCTCGACGCCGCTGGGCGACGTCACCGAGCTGGGCGCGGTACGCGAAGTGTTCGGCGACGCGGTGCCGCCGCTGTCCTCGACCAAGGCGCTGTCCGGGCATTCGCTGGGCGCGGCCAGCGTGCACGAGGCGATCTACTGCCTGCTGATGATGCGCGACGGCTTCATCGCCGGCTCGGCCAATATCGACGCGCTGGACCCGCGCGCCGAGGGCTTCCCGATCGTGCGCGAGAGCCGCGATGCCACCTTGCGCACGGTGATGTCGAACAGCTTCGGCTTCGGCGGCACCAATGCCGCGCTGGTGTTCGGCAAGCGCTGA
- a CDS encoding copper resistance system multicopper oxidase, whose protein sequence is MKSPSSGLPALPSRRRFVTGLALGAAAGLGGLSLRQAQAAALARSGAVPYQLHGTDFDLSIGGALVNFTGRERPAITVNGSVPAPILRWREGDSVEVRVANHLPGHTQTSVHWHGILLPANMDGVPGMSFDGIHPGESYRYRFTLRQSGTYWYHSHSLHQEQAGLYGAIVIDPLQPPPYHYDREHVLLLSDWTDLDPAALFRRLKQMPSYDNTYQRTVGDFLRDARADGLRATLADRGMWGRMRMTPSDLSDVNANTYTYLLNGVAPGGNWTGEFRPGERLLLRLINASSMTYFDLRIPGLKMTVVAADGQYVHPVSVDELRIAAAETYDVLVEPNGQDAYTVFAQDMGRTGYARGTLAVRQGLQAPVPANDPRPLLRMQDMGHAMGGHAGMDHGGGATAMKGMEGGCGASMGMAGMDHAAMDHGTMDHSRHAPGDAGVAPRHPRSERGNPLVDMQSSATAPKLDDPGIGLRGNGRRVLSYADLHSLFDDPDGRDPGREIELHLTGNMEKFAWSFDGIPFASAEPLRLNYGERLRIVLVNDTMMQHPIHLHGMWSDVEDAAGRFQLRKHTVDMPPGTRRSYRVRADALGRWAYHCHLLYHMDGGMMREVRVDA, encoded by the coding sequence ATGAAATCACCTTCCTCCGGCCTGCCGGCGCTGCCGTCGCGGCGCCGTTTCGTCACCGGACTGGCGCTGGGCGCCGCCGCCGGCCTCGGCGGCCTGTCGCTGCGGCAAGCCCAGGCCGCGGCGCTGGCGCGCAGTGGCGCCGTGCCGTATCAGTTGCACGGCACCGATTTCGACCTCAGCATCGGCGGCGCACTGGTCAACTTCACCGGGCGCGAGCGCCCGGCCATCACCGTCAACGGCAGCGTGCCCGCGCCGATCCTGCGCTGGCGCGAAGGCGACAGCGTCGAAGTACGCGTCGCCAACCACCTGCCCGGGCACACCCAGACCTCCGTGCACTGGCACGGCATCCTGCTGCCGGCCAACATGGACGGCGTGCCCGGCATGAGTTTCGACGGCATCCATCCCGGCGAGAGCTACCGCTACCGTTTCACCCTGCGCCAGTCGGGCACCTACTGGTACCACAGCCACTCGCTGCACCAGGAACAGGCCGGCCTGTACGGCGCCATCGTGATCGATCCGCTGCAGCCGCCGCCCTACCACTACGACCGCGAACACGTGTTGCTGCTGTCCGACTGGACCGACCTGGACCCGGCGGCGCTGTTCCGGCGGCTGAAGCAGATGCCGTCCTACGACAACACCTACCAGCGCACCGTCGGCGATTTCCTGCGCGACGCGCGCGCAGACGGCTTGCGCGCCACCCTCGCCGACCGCGGCATGTGGGGACGCATGCGGATGACGCCGAGCGACCTGTCCGACGTCAACGCCAACACCTACACCTACCTGCTCAACGGCGTCGCCCCCGGCGGCAACTGGACCGGCGAATTCCGTCCCGGCGAGAGGCTGCTGCTGCGCCTGATCAACGCCTCCAGCATGACCTACTTCGACCTGCGCATTCCCGGGCTGAAGATGACCGTGGTCGCCGCCGACGGGCAATACGTGCACCCGGTGAGCGTGGACGAACTGCGCATTGCCGCGGCCGAGACCTACGACGTGCTGGTCGAACCCAACGGCCAGGATGCCTACACCGTGTTCGCCCAGGACATGGGCCGCACCGGCTACGCGCGCGGCACCCTGGCCGTGCGCCAGGGACTGCAGGCGCCGGTCCCGGCAAACGATCCGCGCCCGTTGCTGCGCATGCAGGACATGGGCCACGCCATGGGCGGGCACGCCGGCATGGACCACGGCGGCGGCGCGACCGCGATGAAGGGCATGGAAGGCGGTTGCGGCGCCAGCATGGGCATGGCCGGCATGGACCATGCCGCGATGGACCACGGCACGATGGACCACAGCAGGCATGCGCCTGGCGACGCCGGCGTGGCGCCCAGGCATCCGCGCAGCGAACGCGGCAATCCGCTGGTGGACATGCAGTCCTCCGCGACTGCGCCGAAGCTGGACGATCCCGGCATCGGCCTGCGCGGCAACGGCCGCCGGGTGCTGAGCTACGCCGACCTGCACAGCCTGTTCGACGACCCCGACGGCCGCGACCCCGGGCGCGAGATCGAACTGCACCTGACCGGCAACATGGAGAAGTTCGCCTGGTCCTTCGACGGCATCCCGTTCGCCAGCGCCGAACCGCTGCGGCTCAACTACGGCGAGCGCCTGCGCATCGTGCTGGTCAACGACACGATGATGCAGCACCCGATCCACCTGCACGGCATGTGGAGCGACGTGGAGGACGCCGCAGGCCGGTTCCAGCTACGCAAGCACACCGTGGACATGCCGCCGGGCACGCGCCGCAGCTACCGCGTGCGCGCCGACGCGCTCGGCCGCTGGGCCTACCACTGCCATCTGCTGTACCACATGGACGGCGGCATGATGCGCGAAGTGCGGGTGGACGCATGA
- a CDS encoding M3 family metallopeptidase, producing MTNPLLDFSGLPRFDAIQPEHIGPAIDALLAEAEAAVAHAEQVAPVSWDSFVAPLDDATERLWRAWGQVNHLQGVVNTPALREAYNANLPKLTRFSSALGQNLALFAQYRALAAAPEAASYDAARRKVLDNALRDFRLGGAELGDADKQRFAAIQEELSALSAKFSQNVLDATDAWSLPIDDPARLAGLPDDVVAAARAAAEKDGQAGCKLTLQMPCYLPVQMYADDRALRETLYRANAIRASEFGDPALDNSAAIERILALRGELAGLLGFASYAEYSLATKMAQNPDEVLGFLRDLAARAKPYAQRDRAELEAYAREHLGLDELQAWDIAYASEKLKQARYSFSEQDVKLYFTEPKVLDGLFGVINDLYGLQVHADSAPVWHPDVRLFRVSDARGRLVGQFYLDLYAREGKRGGAWMDDCRNRRDRADGVQTPLVYLVCNFGRGGDGKPATFTHNEVTTVFHEMGHGLHQLLTQVGELGVAGINGVEWDAVELPSQFMENFCWEWPRLQAMTAHVDSGQPLPRTLFDKMLAAKNYQSGMFTVRQLEFALFDMQLHHAFDAAGDSMLQLLERVRDEVAVNRPPAWNRFPHQFSHIFAGGYGAGYYSYKWAEVLSADAYAAFEEAPDQLAATGARFLQEILARGGSRPALENFTAFRGRAPELDALLRHSGMAG from the coding sequence ATGACCAACCCCCTGCTCGATTTTTCCGGCCTGCCGCGCTTTGATGCGATCCAGCCCGAGCACATCGGCCCGGCGATCGACGCGCTGCTGGCCGAAGCCGAAGCCGCGGTCGCGCATGCCGAGCAGGTCGCGCCGGTGAGCTGGGACAGCTTCGTGGCGCCGCTGGACGATGCCACCGAGCGCCTGTGGCGCGCCTGGGGCCAGGTCAACCACCTGCAGGGTGTGGTCAACACGCCGGCGCTGCGCGAGGCCTACAACGCCAACCTGCCCAAGCTGACGCGCTTCTCCAGCGCGCTGGGGCAGAACCTGGCGCTGTTCGCGCAGTACCGCGCGCTGGCCGCCGCGCCCGAGGCTGCCAGTTACGATGCCGCGCGGCGCAAGGTGCTGGACAACGCGCTGCGCGACTTCCGCCTGGGCGGCGCCGAACTCGGCGATGCCGACAAGCAGCGCTTCGCCGCGATCCAGGAAGAGCTGTCGGCGCTGTCGGCGAAGTTTTCGCAGAACGTGCTCGACGCCACCGATGCGTGGTCGCTGCCGATCGACGACCCGGCGCGCCTGGCCGGCCTGCCCGACGACGTGGTCGCCGCGGCGCGCGCGGCCGCGGAGAAGGACGGCCAGGCCGGCTGCAAGCTGACCCTGCAGATGCCGTGCTACCTGCCGGTGCAGATGTACGCCGACGACCGCGCGCTGCGCGAGACGCTGTACCGCGCCAACGCGATCCGCGCCTCGGAATTCGGCGACCCGGCGCTGGACAACAGCGCGGCGATCGAGCGCATCCTGGCGCTGCGCGGCGAACTGGCCGGCCTGCTCGGTTTCGCCAGTTACGCCGAGTATTCGCTGGCGACCAAGATGGCGCAGAACCCCGACGAGGTGCTGGGTTTCCTGCGCGACCTGGCCGCGCGCGCCAAGCCCTACGCGCAGCGCGACCGCGCCGAACTGGAAGCCTACGCCCGCGAGCATCTGGGCCTGGACGAACTGCAGGCCTGGGATATCGCCTACGCCAGCGAAAAGCTCAAGCAGGCGCGCTACAGCTTCTCCGAGCAGGACGTGAAGCTGTATTTCACCGAGCCGAAGGTGCTGGATGGGCTGTTCGGCGTCATCAACGACCTGTACGGTCTGCAGGTGCACGCCGACAGCGCGCCGGTGTGGCATCCGGACGTGCGTTTGTTCCGCGTCAGCGATGCGCGCGGCCGCCTGGTCGGGCAGTTCTACCTCGACCTGTACGCGCGCGAGGGCAAGCGCGGCGGCGCCTGGATGGACGACTGCCGCAACCGCCGCGACCGCGCCGACGGCGTGCAGACGCCGCTGGTCTACCTGGTGTGCAACTTCGGCCGCGGCGGCGACGGCAAGCCGGCCACCTTCACCCACAACGAAGTCACCACCGTGTTCCACGAGATGGGCCACGGCCTGCACCAGTTGCTGACCCAGGTCGGCGAACTCGGCGTGGCCGGCATCAACGGCGTGGAATGGGACGCGGTGGAGCTGCCCAGCCAGTTCATGGAGAACTTCTGCTGGGAATGGCCGCGGCTGCAGGCGATGACCGCGCACGTGGACAGCGGGCAGCCGCTGCCGCGCACGCTGTTCGACAAGATGCTGGCGGCGAAGAACTACCAGAGCGGCATGTTCACCGTGCGCCAGCTGGAATTCGCGCTGTTCGACATGCAGCTGCATCACGCCTTCGACGCCGCCGGCGACAGCATGCTGCAGCTGCTCGAGCGCGTGCGCGACGAGGTCGCGGTGAACCGGCCGCCGGCTTGGAACCGCTTCCCGCACCAGTTCAGCCACATCTTCGCCGGCGGCTACGGCGCCGGCTACTACAGCTACAAGTGGGCCGAGGTGCTCAGCGCCGACGCGTACGCCGCGTTCGAGGAAGCGCCGGACCAGCTAGCCGCCACCGGCGCGCGTTTCCTGCAGGAAATCCTGGCGCGCGGCGGCAGCCGCCCGGCGCTGGAGAACTTCACCGCGTTCCGCGGTCGCGCGCCGGAACTGGACGCCTTGCTGCGGCACAGCGGCATGGCCGGCTGA
- a CDS encoding heavy metal translocating P-type ATPase translates to MNATAATTATVSLPVQGMSCASCAVGLEQALKQLPGVDAQANYAAARVRLDYDPQQVDAQTLLQRIGQAGYTVPAQALTLDLSGMSCASCASAIETVLANTPGVIAGSVNLASARARVEYVPELVAPADIVARIGRAGFGASVVRELDQTQLQARERAERRAWHRELGRFAAAVLLTLPLFVQMFGMLDISAIEHALGGQHAEPLPRWLQLLLATPVQFWLGARFYRAGFRALRNGRANMDVLVALGTSMAYLYSAAVTVFGLAGQHVYFEASASIVTLILLGRLLEARARRRTSSAIRALLDLKPKTARVERDGAIVEIDAAELIVGDVFVVAAGARVPVDGEVLDGRSSVDEAMLSGEAMPVAKEPGSRLFAATVNQFGMLRARATGVGADTLLAQIVRMVDAAQGSKAPIQHLVDRIAAVFVPAVIAIAALTLAATWWLSGSFATALVHAVAVLVIACPCALGLATPTAIMVGTGVGARAGILIRNAEVLERARALTTLVLDKTGTLTEGRPQVTAVDVAPGDDASALLRLVAALETGSAHPLAQAIVRRVADAGVRAPTPRPVLEAVETLPGKGVRGRVDGCDVALGSLAWMHALSVQPPDAALLQRAEAAQAQGQSVVGVALDGRLAGYIAIADPLREGAIDAVARLKARGIEVAMLSGDNRHVAQAVAAQVGIARVLAEVLPQHKAEEVRRLQAEPGAHVGMVGDGINDAPALAAADVSFAIGAGSDIAVEAADVVLVHGDLDGVATAIDLSAATLRKIRQNLFFAFFYNVLGIPLAAFGLLNPVLAGAAMALSSVSVLANSLLLNRWRPR, encoded by the coding sequence GTGAACGCGACGGCTGCCACCACCGCCACAGTGAGCCTGCCGGTGCAGGGCATGAGCTGCGCGTCCTGCGCCGTCGGCCTGGAACAGGCGCTCAAGCAGTTGCCCGGGGTCGACGCCCAGGCCAATTACGCTGCCGCGCGCGTGCGCCTGGACTACGACCCGCAGCAGGTGGATGCGCAGACGCTGCTGCAGCGCATCGGCCAGGCCGGGTACACGGTGCCGGCGCAGGCGCTGACGCTGGACCTCAGCGGCATGAGCTGCGCCTCCTGCGCGTCCGCGATCGAAACGGTGCTGGCGAACACGCCCGGGGTGATCGCCGGCAGCGTCAACCTGGCCTCGGCCAGGGCGCGTGTGGAGTACGTGCCGGAACTGGTCGCACCGGCCGATATCGTCGCGCGGATCGGCCGCGCCGGCTTCGGCGCCAGCGTCGTGCGCGAGTTGGACCAGACCCAGCTGCAAGCGCGCGAACGCGCCGAGCGCCGCGCCTGGCACCGCGAGCTGGGCCGGTTCGCCGCGGCGGTGCTGCTGACCCTGCCGTTGTTCGTGCAGATGTTCGGCATGCTGGACATCTCCGCCATCGAGCATGCGCTCGGCGGCCAGCACGCCGAGCCGTTGCCGCGCTGGCTGCAGCTGCTGCTGGCCACGCCGGTGCAGTTCTGGCTCGGCGCGCGCTTCTACCGGGCCGGGTTCAGGGCCTTGCGCAACGGCCGCGCCAACATGGACGTGCTGGTCGCGCTCGGCACCAGCATGGCCTACCTGTACAGCGCCGCGGTCACCGTGTTCGGCCTGGCCGGGCAGCATGTGTATTTCGAGGCCAGCGCCTCGATCGTCACCCTGATCCTGCTCGGGCGCCTGCTCGAGGCGCGTGCCAGGCGCAGGACCTCGTCGGCGATCCGCGCGCTGCTCGACCTCAAGCCCAAGACCGCCAGGGTGGAGCGCGACGGCGCGATCGTGGAAATCGATGCCGCCGAGCTGATCGTCGGCGATGTGTTCGTGGTCGCCGCCGGCGCGCGCGTGCCGGTGGACGGCGAGGTGCTCGACGGCCGTTCCAGCGTGGACGAGGCGATGCTGTCGGGCGAGGCGATGCCGGTGGCCAAGGAGCCGGGCAGCCGCCTGTTCGCCGCCACCGTGAACCAGTTCGGCATGTTGCGCGCGCGCGCCACCGGGGTCGGCGCCGACACGCTGCTGGCGCAGATCGTGCGCATGGTCGATGCGGCGCAGGGCTCCAAGGCACCGATCCAGCATCTGGTCGATCGCATCGCCGCGGTGTTCGTGCCGGCGGTGATCGCGATCGCCGCGCTCACCCTGGCCGCGACCTGGTGGCTGAGCGGCAGTTTCGCCACCGCGCTGGTGCATGCGGTGGCGGTGCTGGTGATCGCCTGCCCGTGCGCGCTGGGCCTGGCCACGCCGACCGCGATCATGGTCGGCACCGGCGTGGGCGCCAGGGCCGGCATCCTGATCCGCAACGCCGAGGTGCTGGAGCGCGCGCGCGCGCTGACCACGCTGGTGCTGGACAAGACCGGCACCCTGACCGAGGGCAGGCCGCAGGTGACCGCGGTGGACGTGGCGCCGGGCGACGACGCGAGCGCATTGCTGCGCCTGGTCGCCGCGCTGGAGACCGGCTCGGCGCATCCGCTGGCGCAGGCGATCGTGCGCCGTGTCGCCGATGCCGGGGTGCGTGCGCCGACCCCGCGGCCCGTGCTGGAGGCGGTCGAGACGCTGCCCGGCAAGGGCGTGCGCGGCCGCGTGGATGGCTGCGACGTGGCGCTTGGGTCATTGGCGTGGATGCACGCGCTGAGCGTGCAGCCGCCGGATGCCGCATTGCTGCAGCGCGCCGAGGCCGCGCAGGCGCAGGGCCAGAGCGTGGTCGGCGTCGCGCTGGACGGCCGGCTGGCCGGCTACATCGCCATCGCCGATCCGCTGCGCGAGGGTGCCATCGACGCGGTCGCCCGGCTCAAGGCGCGCGGCATCGAAGTGGCGATGCTGAGCGGCGACAACCGCCATGTCGCGCAGGCCGTCGCCGCGCAGGTCGGCATCGCGCGCGTGCTGGCCGAGGTGCTGCCGCAGCACAAGGCCGAGGAGGTGCGGCGCCTGCAGGCCGAACCCGGCGCGCACGTCGGCATGGTCGGCGACGGCATCAACGATGCGCCGGCGCTGGCCGCGGCCGACGTCAGCTTCGCGATCGGCGCCGGTTCGGACATCGCCGTGGAAGCGGCCGACGTGGTGCTGGTGCATGGCGACCTGGACGGCGTGGCCACCGCCATCGACCTGTCCGCGGCGACCTTGCGCAAGATCCGCCAGAACCTGTTCTTCGCCTTTTTCTACAACGTGCTCGGCATCCCGCTGGCCGCGTTCGGCCTGCTCAATCCGGTGCTCGCCGGCGCGGCGATGGCGCTGAGTTCGGTCTCGGTGCTGGCCAATTCCCTGCTGCTGAACCGCTGGCGGCCGCGCTGA
- a CDS encoding SH3 domain-containing protein, which yields MKRGMWMAPLLLAAAAPVMAQSSSGFARSGANLRAGPASEYPRVSTVVGGDSLTVYGCVNDFSWCDVRWRAARGWLPAGVVEFDTRDGAVAPVIGFAVDPYWDADYRGRPWARDRARWRQQAQASPSVPAPVPEALKRQLIPPRIAETRAYQPAQPAVEAPVQSQWVPPGERMYQAPPPDALNPKRNKELAEQQRRDEEDRRWRESVHQSTESSQSSSSASPWWPPKPETVAQASQHTPPPPPPPKPASPPPAPPPSAPPPPKKERTKEEGEKKRRDDRQLQR from the coding sequence ATGAAACGAGGCATGTGGATGGCGCCGCTACTGCTGGCGGCCGCCGCACCAGTGATGGCGCAGAGCAGTAGCGGGTTCGCCCGCAGCGGCGCCAATCTGCGCGCAGGCCCGGCCAGCGAATATCCGCGGGTCTCCACGGTCGTGGGCGGCGACAGCCTCACCGTCTACGGGTGTGTCAACGACTTTTCGTGGTGCGACGTGCGCTGGCGCGCGGCGCGCGGATGGCTGCCGGCCGGCGTGGTCGAGTTCGACACGCGCGACGGTGCCGTCGCGCCGGTCATCGGGTTCGCCGTCGATCCCTATTGGGACGCGGACTACCGTGGGCGGCCCTGGGCGCGCGACCGCGCACGCTGGCGGCAGCAAGCGCAGGCATCGCCATCTGTGCCGGCGCCGGTGCCCGAGGCGCTCAAGCGCCAGCTGATCCCGCCACGCATCGCCGAGACCCGCGCCTACCAGCCGGCGCAGCCTGCGGTGGAGGCACCGGTGCAGTCGCAATGGGTGCCGCCGGGCGAGCGCATGTACCAGGCGCCGCCGCCGGATGCGCTCAACCCCAAGCGCAACAAGGAGCTGGCCGAGCAGCAGCGGCGCGACGAAGAGGATCGCCGTTGGCGCGAGTCCGTGCACCAGTCGACCGAGTCTTCTCAATCTTCGTCTTCCGCCTCGCCGTGGTGGCCGCCGAAGCCGGAGACGGTGGCGCAGGCGTCGCAGCACACGCCGCCACCGCCACCGCCACCGAAGCCGGCTTCGCCACCGCCAGCGCCGCCGCCATCCGCGCCGCCGCCGCCGAAGAAAGAACGGACGAAGGAGGAGGGCGAGAAAAAGCGCCGCGACGACAGGCAACTGCAACGCTGA
- a CDS encoding heavy-metal-associated domain-containing protein encodes MRHLQLTVQGMTCGGCSARLQRVLQACAGVAAAQVVLDGGRVDVEYDDARIDAAAIERAIVEAGFGVVPR; translated from the coding sequence ATGCGCCATCTCCAACTCACGGTCCAGGGCATGACCTGCGGCGGCTGCTCCGCGCGGTTGCAGCGGGTGCTGCAAGCCTGCGCCGGGGTCGCCGCGGCGCAGGTCGTGCTGGACGGCGGGCGCGTGGACGTGGAGTACGACGACGCCCGCATCGATGCGGCGGCGATCGAGCGCGCCATCGTCGAGGCCGGCTTCGGCGTGGTGCCACGCTGA